From the Solanum pennellii chromosome 4, SPENNV200 genome, one window contains:
- the LOC107016904 gene encoding cytochrome P450 CYP736A12-like: MTLIWTALVVALFVYQLLSIHKRKKFPPGPKGLPILGHLHLLGKNPHQDLQKLANKHGPIMYMRLGLVPTFVASSADAAEKVLKTYDHVFASRPHHEASQYLAYGQKNLIFAKYGVYWRNMRKLCTVHLLSNNKINSFQSMRKQQVELLIESLKKEARDRVAVDLSAKIASLNANLTCLMVFGKKYMDEDLDKRGFKSIVQDVVHLAATPNLGDFFPFLGVIDLQGLTRKLKDLSKVFDEFLEKIIDEHVHSHEHKQTKDFVDTMMGIMQSGVAEFQLDCRHIKAILFDMLIAAMDTTASSTEWILTELLRHPQVMKKLQQELQEVVGLERMVEESDLENLKYLDMVVKEGLRLHPVVPLFYHESMEDCVVDGFHIQKGSRVMVNCYAAQRDTNVWPEPEMFLPERFVGSCIDFRGRDFQLVPFGSGRRSCPGMQLAVMVVRLVVAQLVHCFEWELPNGMQPCDLDIDEKFGIVTCREKPLMAIPTYNLNNHDAIQEK, translated from the exons ATGACTTTGATATGGACAGCTCTAGTGGTTGCTCTATTTGTATATCAGCTGCTAAGCATTCACAAGAGGAAAAAGTTTCCTCCAGGTCCAAAAGGGCTTCCTATTTTAGGACATCTTCATTTGTTAGGCAAAAATCCACACCAAGATTTACAAAAACTAGCCAACAAACATGGTCCTATTATGTATATGAGACTAGGGCTAGTACCTACATTCGTTGCCTCGTCTGCTGATGCAGCCGAAAAAGTCCTCAAGACATATGATCACGTTTTTGCTAGTAGGCCTCATCATGAGGCATCTCAATATTTGGCTTATGGACAGAAGAATTTGATATTTGCAAAGTATGGTGTGTATTGGCGTAACATGCGCAAATTGTGCACTGTGCATCTTTTGAGCAATAACAAGATCAATTCATTTCAATCCATGAGAAAACAACAAGTTGAACTTCTTATTGAGTCTCTTAAAAAGGAAGCTCGTGATCGCGTAGCTGTTGATCTTAGTGCAAAGATTGCGTCCTTAAATGCTAACTTGACTTGTTTAATGGTGTTTGGTAAGAAGTACATGGATGAGGACTTGGACAAGAGGGGATTCAAATCTATTGTTCAAGATGTTGTGCATTTAGCAGCAACGCCAAATCTTGGTGATTTTTTCCCCTTCCTTGGTGTTATTGATCTCCAGGGTCTCACTCGCAAGCTCAAGGATCTTTCAAAGGTGTTTGATGAGTTCCTTGAGAAGATCATTGATGAACATGTGcattcacatgaacataagcaAACCAAGGACTTTGTGGACACCATGATGGGCATAATGCAATCTGGAGTAGCAGAATTTCAGCTTGACTGTCGTCACATAAAAGCTATCCTCTTT GACATGCTTATAGCTGCTATGGACACGACAGCATCTTCAACAGAATGGATACTGACAGAACTTCTTAGACATCCCCAAGTGATGAAGAAACTCCAACAAGAGTTGCAAGAAGTGGTAGGCCTTGAAAGAATGGTTGAAGAATCCGACCTGGAAAATTTGAAGTACTTAGACATGGTCGTAAAAGAGGGCCTGAGGCTGCATCCTGTAGTGCCACTATTTTATCACGAGTCCATGGAAGATTGTGTAGTCGATGGTTTCCACATACAAAAGGGATCCCGAGTCATGGTTAATTGTTATGCAGCTCAAAGAGATACAAATGTTTGGCCTGAGCCTGAGATGTTTTTGCCTGAGAGATTTGTTGGAAGTTGTATAGATTTTCGTGGACGCGACTTTCAACTTGTACCATTTGGCTCTGGGAGAAGAAGTTGTCCTGGAATGCAGTTGGCAGTTATGGTCGTCCGCCTTGTGGTGGCACAATTGGTGCATTGCTTTGAGTGGGAGCTTCCAAATGGTATGCAGCCTTGTGATTTAGACATTGATGAGAAGTTTGGGATAGTAACATGTAGAGAAAAACCATTAATGGCTATTCCTACTTACAATCTAAACAATCATGATGCAATACAAGagaaataa